From a single Arachnia propionica genomic region:
- a CDS encoding NUDIX hydrolase codes for MRVIGLLAGNAVVDLVIGHGEHPDATLYRAGWIARRPVEARCCDGDVVVTLEVRPVSPADAPPADRMVVYEEPGTDEVPVIRQRVGAYGIVLSERGLLGTVLSRITGAPGAWNLPGGGLDAGEEPMAGLLREIHEETGQEVVAGQLLALQSDHWIGRAPNGGLEDYHALRIIYSATCEKPSRPRVHDLGGSTARADWVPVKSWRKLPWTRAARQALSQHLPSR; via the coding sequence GTGCGTGTGATTGGTCTTCTTGCCGGTAACGCCGTGGTCGACCTGGTCATCGGCCACGGGGAACATCCCGACGCCACCCTGTACCGGGCCGGTTGGATCGCCAGACGACCCGTGGAAGCGCGGTGTTGTGACGGTGACGTCGTGGTCACCCTGGAGGTTCGTCCCGTCTCCCCCGCTGATGCCCCGCCCGCCGACAGGATGGTGGTGTACGAGGAACCGGGAACCGATGAGGTGCCTGTGATCCGCCAGCGAGTCGGGGCCTACGGCATCGTGCTGTCGGAACGGGGCCTGCTGGGCACGGTCTTGTCGCGGATCACCGGGGCCCCCGGGGCCTGGAACCTGCCGGGCGGTGGTCTCGACGCCGGCGAGGAACCGATGGCGGGTCTGCTGCGCGAAATCCACGAGGAGACGGGGCAGGAGGTCGTCGCCGGGCAGCTGCTGGCCCTCCAGTCGGACCACTGGATCGGTCGCGCCCCGAACGGGGGCTTGGAGGATTACCACGCCCTGCGCATCATCTACTCCGCGACATGCGAGAAACCCAGCCGCCCCCGCGTCCACGACCTGGGAGGGTCGACGGCGCGGGCCGACTGGGTTCCTGTGAAGTCCTGGCGCAAGCTTCCCTGGACCCGCGCGGCTCGGCAGGCGCTGAGCCAGCACCTGCCGAGCCGCTGA
- a CDS encoding ethanolamine ammonia-lyase subunit EutB, with protein MLLRTKLFGETYEFRDLKDLLAKANEEKSGDQQAGIAAKTAAERVAARLILAEVPLSALRENPVVPYDEDEVTRVIDDAVNETIYSEIKNWTVGEFREWILNNNTTSDMIHRVSNALTGEMVAAVTKLMSNLDLVVGGKKIHVVKHCNNTMGLPGTLASRNQPNHPTDSVDGIRAAAYEGLSYGSGDSVIGINPSDDSVSSVSRLLEMTKEIIDRWEIPTQNCVLAHVTTQMECLKRGVPVGLVFQSLAGSQKAMESFGVSIDMIDEAYALAKKYCWTPGPNYMYFETGQGSALSADAHNDADQLCLEARIYSMAKRWDPYQVNTVVGFIGPEYLYDATQITRAGLEDHFMGKLTGISMGCDVCYTNHAKATQNDLENLAVLFAAAGGSFIMGVPQGDDSMLSYQSTSYHDAPALRQALGLSPLPEFAAWLEDIGLWKDGHLTDLAGDPSFFLKR; from the coding sequence ATGCTGCTGCGCACGAAACTTTTCGGTGAAACCTACGAGTTTCGCGACCTGAAGGATCTGCTCGCCAAGGCCAACGAGGAGAAATCGGGTGATCAGCAGGCCGGTATCGCGGCCAAGACCGCGGCTGAACGGGTCGCGGCTCGGCTGATCCTGGCGGAAGTGCCGTTGAGTGCCCTGCGCGAAAACCCGGTCGTTCCCTACGACGAGGACGAGGTGACACGGGTCATCGACGACGCGGTCAACGAGACCATCTACTCGGAGATCAAGAACTGGACCGTCGGCGAGTTCCGTGAATGGATCCTCAACAACAACACCACCAGCGACATGATCCACCGCGTCAGCAACGCCCTGACCGGCGAGATGGTCGCCGCAGTCACGAAACTGATGAGCAACCTGGACCTGGTGGTCGGTGGCAAGAAGATCCACGTGGTCAAGCACTGCAACAACACCATGGGCCTGCCGGGTACGCTCGCCTCCCGCAACCAACCGAATCACCCCACCGATTCCGTCGACGGCATCCGTGCGGCCGCCTACGAGGGCCTGTCCTACGGATCGGGTGACTCGGTGATCGGCATCAACCCCTCCGACGACTCGGTCAGCAGCGTCAGTCGCCTGCTGGAGATGACAAAGGAGATCATCGACCGCTGGGAGATCCCCACCCAGAACTGTGTGCTGGCGCACGTCACCACCCAGATGGAGTGCCTCAAGCGTGGTGTGCCCGTCGGCTTGGTGTTCCAGTCGCTCGCGGGCTCGCAGAAGGCCATGGAGAGCTTCGGGGTCAGCATCGACATGATCGACGAGGCCTACGCGCTGGCGAAGAAGTACTGCTGGACTCCCGGACCCAACTACATGTACTTCGAGACCGGTCAGGGATCGGCGCTGTCAGCGGACGCGCACAACGACGCCGACCAGCTGTGCCTGGAGGCCCGCATCTACTCGATGGCCAAGCGATGGGATCCCTACCAGGTCAACACGGTCGTCGGGTTCATCGGGCCCGAATACCTCTACGACGCCACCCAGATCACCCGGGCGGGCCTGGAGGACCACTTCATGGGCAAGCTCACCGGGATCTCCATGGGATGTGACGTCTGCTACACCAACCATGCCAAGGCGACGCAGAACGACCTGGAGAACCTTGCCGTGCTGTTCGCCGCCGCCGGTGGCAGCTTCATCATGGGCGTACCGCAAGGCGACGACTCCATGCTGTCCTACCAGTCCACCAGCTACCACGACGCCCCGGCGCTGCGACAGGCCCTCGGCCTGAGCCCACTGCCCGAGTTCGCGGCTTGGCTGGAGGACATCGGCCTGTGGAAGGACGGACACCTGACCGACCTGGCCGGCGACCCCTCGTTCTTCCTGAAGAGGTGA
- a CDS encoding Bax inhibitor-1/YccA family membrane protein: protein MANPVFTRSSAFNQPPAYQQPYGYQPQGYGYQPQPGYAQPQPGYAQPQPQSPVGVMTMDDVLAKTAITLLVVFGAAAATFTLMPLNLVFPVMIVGGLGAFVVSLIVSFRHKIPVAGVLLYSALEGLFIGGISKYFEVTWPGIVVSAVLATFVTAAATLAAYKFFNIRVTAKFRKMVTIATMALAGVFLVNFLLAMFGINTGLRAVGSNAGLLAIGVSILAVCLAVFNLVIDFDYIERGIASQAPAHESWRAAFGITVTMVWLYIEILRILSYFRD from the coding sequence ATGGCGAATCCCGTGTTCACCCGCAGCTCGGCCTTCAACCAGCCGCCTGCCTATCAGCAGCCCTACGGCTACCAGCCGCAGGGCTATGGCTACCAGCCGCAACCCGGATATGCACAACCCCAGCCCGGATACGCGCAACCCCAGCCACAGAGCCCCGTCGGTGTCATGACCATGGACGACGTCCTGGCCAAGACCGCCATCACCCTGCTCGTGGTGTTCGGGGCCGCAGCGGCGACGTTCACCCTGATGCCGTTGAACCTCGTGTTCCCGGTGATGATCGTCGGTGGACTCGGCGCCTTCGTCGTCTCCCTGATCGTTTCGTTCCGGCACAAGATCCCGGTAGCGGGCGTCCTGCTCTACTCCGCACTCGAGGGCCTGTTCATCGGTGGCATCTCGAAGTACTTCGAGGTGACGTGGCCGGGCATCGTCGTCTCCGCGGTGCTGGCCACCTTCGTGACGGCTGCCGCCACCCTGGCCGCCTACAAGTTCTTCAACATCCGCGTCACCGCCAAGTTCCGCAAGATGGTCACCATCGCAACCATGGCTCTCGCGGGCGTTTTCCTGGTGAACTTCCTGCTCGCCATGTTCGGAATCAACACCGGACTGCGGGCTGTGGGCAGCAACGCCGGCCTGCTGGCGATCGGCGTCTCGATCCTGGCAGTGTGCCTTGCCGTGTTCAACCTGGTGATCGATTTCGACTACATCGAGCGCGGCATCGCATCCCAGGCTCCAGCCCATGAATCGTGGCGTGCGGCCTTCGGCATCACCGTCACCATGGTGTGGCTCTACATCGAGATCCTGCGCATCCTGTCCTACTTCAGGGATTGA
- the eutL gene encoding ethanolamine utilization microcompartment protein EutL yields the protein MAILDPVRPTILAARIISNVDQGFAKHLNLKDHQRSLALVTCDIDDALYVSLDEATKFAEVDVVYAKSFYAGSGYPSGPLSGEIIGILAGPTPAEARSGLDACIAYAEEEACFYTANEAGDLTFFPHLISSTGSYLSEAAGITRGEPLAYLIAPPLEATLGLDAAMKAAGVEMKVFYEPPSETNFAGGLLTGTQSACRAACTAFQDTVLDVAVSPRKY from the coding sequence ATGGCCATTCTCGATCCCGTCAGGCCCACCATCCTGGCGGCACGCATCATCTCCAACGTGGACCAGGGCTTCGCGAAGCATCTGAACCTCAAGGACCATCAGCGCTCCCTGGCGCTGGTCACCTGTGACATCGACGACGCGCTGTACGTCTCCCTCGACGAGGCGACCAAGTTCGCCGAGGTCGACGTGGTCTACGCGAAGAGTTTCTACGCCGGTTCCGGTTACCCGTCGGGTCCCCTCTCCGGTGAGATCATCGGCATCCTGGCCGGGCCAACCCCCGCGGAGGCCCGCTCCGGCCTGGACGCCTGCATCGCCTACGCCGAGGAGGAAGCCTGCTTCTACACGGCCAACGAGGCCGGGGATCTGACCTTCTTCCCGCACCTGATCAGCAGCACGGGCAGCTACCTCAGCGAGGCAGCGGGCATCACCCGCGGCGAGCCGCTGGCCTATCTCATCGCTCCCCCGCTGGAGGCCACGCTCGGTCTTGACGCAGCCATGAAGGCAGCCGGGGTGGAGATGAAGGTGTTCTACGAGCCGCCCTCGGAGACCAACTTCGCCGGTGGCCTGCTCACCGGCACCCAGAGTGCCTGCCGCGCGGCCTGCACCGCCTTCCAGGACACCGTTCTCGACGTGGCGGTCTCGCCTCGAAAGTACTGA
- a CDS encoding phosphoribosylaminoimidazolesuccinocarboxamide synthase, which yields MSQFESLGLPLIHAGKVREMYALPAGDVLMVATDNISAFDHILPTPIPGKGAVLTQLSLWWFERLRDLVPDHVVSVDVPDAVKGRAIVVEKLDMVPVECVARGYLTGSGWVEYQRSRIVCGVPLPDGLRDGDKLPAPIFTPAIKAELGEHDENVDFATIARLHGDDLATRLRDLTLEVYVRAEQIAAGRGIILADTKVEFGRRDDGTLVLADEVLTPDSSRFWDAELWRPGESLPSFDKQYVRDWLAEESGWDRETTPPELPAEVVEATRARYVEAYERLTGQRFQDPLA from the coding sequence GTGAGCCAGTTCGAATCGCTTGGTCTGCCCCTCATCCACGCCGGGAAGGTGCGCGAGATGTACGCGCTACCCGCCGGTGACGTGCTGATGGTGGCCACCGACAACATCTCCGCCTTCGACCACATCCTGCCCACGCCCATCCCCGGCAAGGGGGCCGTGCTCACGCAGCTGTCGCTGTGGTGGTTCGAACGGCTGCGCGACCTGGTTCCCGACCACGTCGTCTCGGTGGACGTTCCCGACGCGGTCAAGGGGCGCGCCATCGTCGTGGAGAAACTCGACATGGTGCCGGTCGAGTGCGTGGCGCGCGGCTATCTCACCGGGTCGGGATGGGTCGAGTACCAGCGGTCGCGGATCGTGTGCGGGGTGCCGCTGCCCGACGGGTTGCGCGACGGCGACAAACTTCCGGCTCCGATCTTCACCCCCGCCATCAAGGCAGAGCTGGGGGAACACGACGAAAACGTCGACTTCGCCACGATCGCCCGTCTCCACGGCGACGACCTGGCCACCCGGCTGCGGGACCTCACCCTCGAGGTGTACGTGCGGGCCGAGCAGATCGCCGCCGGACGCGGCATCATCCTGGCCGACACCAAGGTCGAGTTCGGGCGTCGCGACGACGGAACCCTCGTCCTGGCCGACGAGGTGCTCACCCCCGACTCGTCGCGGTTCTGGGACGCGGAGCTGTGGCGTCCTGGGGAGTCGCTGCCCAGCTTCGACAAGCAGTATGTCCGCGACTGGCTGGCCGAGGAGTCCGGATGGGACCGCGAGACGACCCCGCCGGAGCTGCCTGCTGAGGTGGTCGAGGCCACCCGCGCCCGCTACGTCGAGGCCTACGAACGCCTGACGGGGCAACGGTTCCAGGACCCCTTGGCCTGA
- a CDS encoding cupin domain-containing protein: protein MSTRTVISADHVAQAAANGRLTVPEGAIVTPLARDRAAELGVKLESEGSAPTPLPPAASAPTTSSDDDLTQRIRTLVTSMLANDVTATAASRTRSVKLCRAADAVTEPFPYPGPKPGQQVRTGDVVTSDDGSPMAAGYMTLTEGSFPWEFSYDEIQIVLEGELHIGTPEGTKIATPGDIMYVPKGSTITFGTPSWTRFVYVTFPADWESGL from the coding sequence ATGTCCACACGCACCGTCATCTCCGCGGATCACGTCGCCCAGGCCGCAGCCAACGGACGACTCACCGTCCCCGAAGGAGCGATCGTCACCCCACTGGCCCGGGACCGTGCCGCCGAGCTGGGCGTCAAGCTCGAATCCGAGGGTTCCGCCCCCACACCCCTCCCCCCTGCCGCCTCTGCACCGACCACGTCATCGGACGACGACCTCACCCAGCGCATCCGGACCCTTGTCACCTCGATGCTCGCCAACGACGTCACCGCGACGGCAGCGAGTCGTACACGTTCCGTCAAGCTCTGCCGCGCCGCCGATGCGGTCACCGAGCCGTTCCCCTACCCCGGACCAAAACCCGGCCAGCAGGTGCGCACCGGGGATGTCGTCACCTCCGACGACGGTTCCCCGATGGCCGCCGGCTACATGACCCTGACCGAGGGCAGTTTCCCCTGGGAGTTCAGCTACGACGAGATACAGATCGTGCTCGAGGGTGAACTTCACATCGGAACCCCCGAAGGCACGAAGATCGCCACACCCGGCGACATCATGTACGTACCCAAGGGCTCCACGATCACCTTCGGCACACCAAGCTGGACCAGGTTCGTCTACGTCACCTTCCCCGCCGACTGGGAGTCGGGACTGTGA
- the purQ gene encoding phosphoribosylformylglycinamidine synthase subunit PurQ yields MPRIGVVTFPGSLDDHDALRAVKLCGAEAVPLWHGSDSIDGVDAVILPGGFSYGDYLRCGAIARFSPVMETVIDAANKGLPVLGICNGFQLLCEAHLLDGAMIRNVNQHFICRDERLRVESIDTTWTCGFARGEEIVITLKNGEGNYQAAPETLKRLEDNAQVVFRYLDNPNGSANDIAGITNERGNVVGLMPHPEHNVEALTGASLDGRRFFESLIQFLTARA; encoded by the coding sequence ATGCCCCGCATCGGCGTGGTCACCTTCCCGGGGTCACTCGACGACCATGACGCGTTGCGCGCCGTGAAGCTGTGCGGTGCCGAGGCCGTCCCGCTGTGGCACGGCTCGGACTCCATCGATGGCGTGGATGCCGTCATTCTCCCGGGCGGTTTCTCCTACGGTGACTACCTGCGGTGCGGGGCCATCGCGCGGTTCAGCCCCGTGATGGAAACCGTCATCGATGCCGCGAACAAGGGGCTGCCAGTGCTGGGGATCTGCAACGGGTTCCAGCTGCTCTGCGAGGCCCACCTTCTCGACGGCGCCATGATCCGCAACGTCAATCAGCATTTCATCTGTCGCGATGAGAGGCTCCGCGTCGAATCCATCGACACCACCTGGACCTGTGGTTTCGCCAGGGGTGAGGAGATCGTCATCACCTTGAAGAACGGCGAGGGCAACTATCAGGCCGCCCCCGAGACCCTGAAACGTCTCGAGGACAACGCCCAGGTGGTTTTCCGTTACCTCGACAACCCCAACGGATCGGCCAACGACATCGCCGGGATCACCAACGAGCGCGGCAATGTCGTCGGCCTGATGCCCCACCCGGAGCACAACGTTGAGGCGCTGACGGGGGCGTCGCTGGATGGTCGCAGGTTCTTCGAGTCGCTGATCCAGTTCCTCACCGCCCGCGCCTGA
- the eutC gene encoding ethanolamine ammonia-lyase subunit EutC has protein sequence MNEKLEEIVARVIAELKRDGITPPDEANLVPVPAGNGTGTSGDLVIDLPDPTVESERRRLRVDNPYDADGLRNLCATTTARIGIGRAGARPRTASLLLFQADHAVTQDAIYGIINEDTKEKQKLFTVHSRAADRSEYLLRPDLGRRLTDEAKAIIQERCIQQPDVQICIGDGLSAAAISNNLGDIYPVIEQGLSSAGLTLGTPFLIENCRVGIMNDVNTIVQAKVVLLLIGERPGLGIADAMSVYMGFDPQPGKSDADRDLICMITTHGGTNPLEAGAYVVEVVKRMIQHSASGVKLRALSGGED, from the coding sequence ATGAATGAAAAACTCGAAGAGATCGTCGCCCGCGTCATCGCGGAGTTGAAGCGCGACGGCATCACACCCCCCGACGAGGCCAACCTCGTCCCCGTGCCCGCGGGCAACGGCACCGGCACGTCCGGGGACCTGGTGATCGACCTGCCGGATCCCACCGTGGAATCCGAACGACGCAGGCTGCGGGTGGACAACCCCTACGATGCGGACGGGCTGCGCAACCTGTGCGCAACCACCACCGCCCGGATCGGGATCGGTCGTGCGGGTGCCCGACCCAGGACCGCGTCGCTGCTGCTGTTCCAGGCCGACCACGCCGTCACCCAGGACGCCATCTACGGCATCATCAACGAGGACACCAAGGAGAAACAAAAGCTGTTCACGGTGCACAGCCGGGCCGCGGACCGTTCCGAGTACCTGCTGCGCCCCGATCTGGGACGCCGCCTGACCGACGAGGCCAAGGCCATCATCCAGGAACGCTGCATACAACAACCCGACGTGCAGATCTGCATCGGCGACGGCCTGTCCGCGGCAGCCATCTCGAACAATCTGGGCGACATCTACCCGGTGATCGAGCAGGGTCTCAGCTCTGCGGGACTCACCCTCGGCACGCCGTTCCTGATCGAGAACTGCCGCGTCGGGATCATGAACGACGTGAACACGATCGTGCAGGCGAAGGTCGTGCTGCTGCTCATCGGTGAGCGTCCCGGACTGGGTATCGCGGACGCCATGAGCGTCTACATGGGCTTCGACCCGCAGCCCGGCAAGAGCGACGCCGACCGCGACCTGATCTGCATGATCACCACCCACGGCGGCACCAACCCCCTCGAGGCCGGCGCCTACGTCGTCGAGGTGGTCAAACGAATGATCCAGCACAGCGCATCCGGCGTGAAGCTACGTGCGCTGTCCGGTGGCGAGGACTGA
- the purS gene encoding phosphoribosylformylglycinamidine synthase subunit PurS — translation MPRVVVNVMPKPEILDPQGKAVTGALARLGFDGMTVRQGKRFEVEVEGEVTPEVLERVSQAAEKLLANTVIEAYEVVTD, via the coding sequence ATGCCACGCGTCGTCGTTAACGTCATGCCCAAACCCGAGATCCTCGATCCACAGGGCAAGGCAGTCACCGGTGCCCTCGCGCGCCTCGGGTTCGACGGGATGACCGTCCGCCAGGGCAAACGCTTCGAGGTGGAAGTGGAGGGCGAGGTCACCCCCGAGGTTCTGGAACGGGTCTCCCAGGCCGCGGAGAAATTGCTCGCCAACACAGTCATAGAGGCCTACGAAGTGGTGACCGACTGA
- the pta gene encoding phosphate acetyltransferase, whose protein sequence is MTRAVLHIAPVRPDISVEETARRLLTELENRAVHVNLGPLFAADPVTAATDPDRVLSAAVEAVEKVSGDVVVTSAQLPEALHPVAFTLQARLATELGAGLVLVSDGNDGSLEQVATAAATDLHATVVGVRLVDGSWTGNSGSASSYRLLSGSFSNHVTDPTHITISPKESAGDVLKRLTGETCPVVPAERIDILVGLIVGLASGRFPLPAAVLVSGEVIPESVTRTWNRFVPTVALVQLGASSNGAAVLARARQVRDARPVTPLLFQRRLLDEARAVDQRIVLPEGTEPRIVRAAADVLRTGGARLILLGDPEAVRQVATSEGVDISDADIVDPTNDPLRERFADEYAELRAKKGITREQAHDRVADVSYFGTMMVRDSLADGMVSGAVNTTAHTIRPAFEVIRTKPGVSLVSSVFFMCLPDRVLAFGDCAVNPNPTAPQLADIAIASAVTAEQFGLDPRVALLSYSTGTSGTGPDVDLVKEATAILHEKAPGLCADGPLQFDAAVAESVARSKAPGSPVAGRANVLIFPDLSAGNAGYKAVQRTAGALAIGPVLQGLNRPVNDLSRGALVEDIVNTILITAIQAGRETR, encoded by the coding sequence ATGACCCGAGCCGTTCTTCACATCGCACCCGTCCGGCCCGACATCAGCGTCGAGGAAACAGCTCGCCGTCTCCTCACGGAGCTGGAGAACCGAGCCGTTCACGTAAACCTCGGCCCACTCTTCGCCGCCGATCCCGTCACCGCGGCCACGGATCCCGACCGTGTCTTGTCGGCTGCTGTGGAGGCGGTGGAGAAAGTCAGTGGGGATGTTGTGGTGACCTCCGCGCAGCTGCCGGAGGCACTTCACCCGGTGGCGTTCACGCTTCAGGCCCGGCTGGCCACGGAGCTGGGGGCCGGCCTGGTGCTGGTGAGCGACGGCAATGACGGCTCCCTGGAACAGGTCGCCACGGCAGCGGCCACCGACCTCCACGCCACGGTGGTCGGTGTGCGGCTCGTCGATGGCAGCTGGACTGGAAACTCCGGCAGTGCATCGTCCTACCGTTTGCTCAGCGGGTCGTTCAGCAACCACGTCACCGATCCGACGCACATCACCATTTCCCCCAAGGAAAGCGCCGGCGACGTGCTGAAACGCCTGACCGGGGAGACCTGCCCGGTGGTGCCCGCCGAGCGCATCGACATCCTGGTCGGGCTGATCGTCGGCTTGGCCTCCGGACGGTTCCCGCTCCCCGCGGCAGTCCTGGTCTCCGGCGAGGTGATTCCGGAGTCCGTCACGCGCACCTGGAATCGTTTCGTGCCCACCGTGGCCCTGGTGCAACTCGGCGCTTCCTCGAATGGGGCCGCGGTGCTGGCCCGTGCACGACAGGTCCGGGACGCTCGTCCCGTCACCCCCCTGCTGTTCCAGCGCAGGCTGCTGGACGAGGCACGTGCCGTGGACCAGCGCATCGTGCTGCCGGAAGGCACCGAGCCACGCATCGTACGAGCCGCCGCGGATGTGCTGCGCACGGGAGGCGCCCGGTTGATCCTGCTGGGCGATCCTGAGGCCGTGCGACAGGTGGCCACGTCGGAGGGCGTCGACATCTCCGACGCGGACATCGTCGACCCCACGAACGATCCCCTGCGGGAGCGATTCGCCGACGAGTACGCCGAGCTGCGCGCGAAGAAGGGAATCACCCGAGAGCAGGCCCACGACCGGGTCGCGGACGTCTCCTACTTCGGGACGATGATGGTGCGCGACAGCTTGGCCGACGGCATGGTCTCGGGCGCGGTCAACACCACCGCCCACACGATCCGCCCCGCCTTCGAGGTCATCAGGACCAAACCCGGGGTGTCACTGGTCTCGTCGGTGTTTTTCATGTGCCTGCCCGACCGGGTGCTGGCCTTCGGCGACTGCGCGGTGAACCCAAACCCGACGGCCCCGCAGCTCGCCGACATCGCCATCGCATCGGCTGTGACAGCCGAGCAGTTTGGTCTCGACCCCAGGGTCGCGCTGCTGTCCTATTCCACAGGCACTTCGGGCACGGGTCCGGACGTCGATCTGGTGAAGGAAGCCACCGCCATCCTCCACGAGAAGGCGCCGGGGCTGTGCGCGGACGGGCCGTTGCAGTTCGACGCAGCCGTGGCCGAGTCGGTTGCCCGCTCCAAAGCACCAGGCTCCCCCGTCGCGGGACGCGCAAACGTGCTGATCTTTCCCGACCTGTCTGCCGGCAACGCCGGGTACAAGGCCGTGCAGCGCACCGCGGGCGCCCTTGCGATCGGCCCGGTGTTGCAGGGACTCAACCGGCCCGTCAACGATCTCTCACGCGGCGCACTGGTCGAGGACATCGTCAACACCATCCTGATCACCGCCATCCAGGCGGGCAGGGAAACCCGGTAA
- a CDS encoding aldehyde dehydrogenase family protein, giving the protein MTHIDKDLASIQQARDLCNQAREAMRSFQFASQEEVDRICEAMVEAAVAEAARLGQLAHEETGFGFPLHKKLKNEFASRNVWEYIKDTPTCGVLHHDKERKIVEIGAPVGVIVALTPSTNPTSTAIFKSLISVKARNAVIVAPHPSASKSTAEAVRVIREAGERAGMPAGLISCLENPTIQGTTELMSHHATSMILATGGPGMVKAAHSQGKPALGVGPGNVPAYVDRSAHVVKAARMIVESKSFDCSTICATEQAVIADRPIAERLKAEMQAHGAHWLTKEEADTLAAVMFRPNGMMVAGLVGRTPQYIAKKAGIQVPETARILVADLEGIGPDHPLSREKLTTVLGFMVVDGWREGCDRAIEMLTFGGDGHSIVVHSRDEEAVLTFGIEKPAFRILVNTWGCLGGVGYTTGLAPSLTLAPGGVGGAAVSDNITLTHVLNVKRLAYHLRDAPEVAKLWGGRGSAPASTQATSNDPGQDAIDRIVAQVLAEMRGTS; this is encoded by the coding sequence GTGACACACATCGACAAGGATCTGGCATCCATCCAGCAGGCCCGCGACCTGTGCAATCAAGCCCGCGAGGCGATGCGCAGCTTCCAGTTCGCCTCCCAGGAGGAGGTCGACCGGATCTGTGAGGCGATGGTCGAGGCCGCAGTCGCCGAGGCCGCCCGGCTCGGGCAGCTCGCCCACGAGGAAACCGGTTTCGGTTTCCCCCTGCACAAGAAACTGAAAAACGAGTTCGCGTCCCGGAACGTGTGGGAGTACATCAAGGACACCCCCACCTGCGGGGTGTTGCACCACGACAAGGAACGCAAGATCGTCGAAATCGGCGCTCCCGTCGGTGTGATCGTCGCGCTGACTCCCTCCACGAACCCGACCTCGACGGCGATCTTCAAGTCGCTGATCTCGGTCAAGGCCCGCAACGCGGTCATCGTCGCCCCCCACCCGTCGGCGTCGAAGAGCACCGCCGAGGCGGTGCGGGTGATCAGGGAGGCCGGCGAGCGGGCGGGCATGCCTGCGGGACTGATCTCCTGCCTGGAGAACCCGACGATCCAGGGAACCACCGAGCTGATGAGCCACCACGCCACCTCGATGATCCTGGCCACCGGTGGTCCCGGCATGGTCAAGGCCGCTCACAGCCAGGGCAAACCGGCCCTCGGTGTCGGCCCGGGCAACGTGCCCGCCTACGTGGACCGCAGCGCCCATGTCGTCAAGGCCGCCAGGATGATCGTCGAGTCGAAGTCGTTCGACTGCTCCACGATCTGCGCCACCGAGCAGGCGGTGATCGCCGACCGGCCCATCGCGGAGCGCCTGAAGGCCGAGATGCAGGCCCACGGTGCGCACTGGCTCACCAAGGAGGAGGCTGACACGCTGGCCGCGGTGATGTTCCGCCCGAACGGAATGATGGTCGCCGGTCTCGTCGGTCGTACCCCGCAGTACATCGCGAAGAAGGCCGGCATCCAGGTGCCCGAGACGGCCCGCATCCTCGTGGCCGATCTCGAGGGCATCGGTCCCGACCACCCACTGTCGCGTGAGAAACTCACCACCGTGCTCGGCTTCATGGTCGTGGACGGCTGGCGTGAGGGCTGCGACCGCGCCATCGAGATGCTCACCTTCGGTGGCGACGGCCATAGCATCGTCGTCCACTCACGCGACGAGGAAGCGGTCCTGACCTTCGGCATCGAGAAACCGGCTTTCCGGATTCTCGTCAACACCTGGGGTTGCCTGGGCGGGGTCGGGTACACCACCGGGCTGGCACCGTCACTGACGCTGGCGCCCGGAGGTGTCGGCGGCGCTGCTGTCAGCGACAACATCACCCTCACCCACGTCCTCAACGTCAAGCGTCTCGCCTACCATCTGCGCGACGCCCCCGAGGTCGCCAAGCTGTGGGGTGGTCGTGGTTCGGCCCCCGCCTCGACCCAAGCCACCTCGAACGATCCGGGACAGGACGCGATCGACCGGATCGTCGCCCAGGTGCTGGCCGAGATGCGCGGCACCAGCTGA
- a CDS encoding BMC domain-containing protein: MADVTMTALGMVETKGLVGSIEAADAMVKAANVTLIGKEQIGAGLVTVMVRGDVGAVKAATDAGASAASRVGELVSVHVIPRPHSEVELILPKTKG; the protein is encoded by the coding sequence ATGGCTGATGTAACTATGACCGCTCTCGGCATGGTCGAGACCAAGGGCCTCGTAGGCTCCATCGAAGCGGCCGACGCGATGGTCAAAGCCGCCAACGTGACCCTGATCGGCAAGGAACAGATCGGCGCCGGACTCGTCACCGTGATGGTCCGCGGCGACGTCGGCGCCGTGAAGGCCGCCACCGACGCCGGTGCCTCCGCGGCGTCGCGCGTCGGCGAGCTGGTGAGCGTCCACGTGATTCCCCGTCCTCACAGCGAGGTCGAGCTCATCCTGCCCAAGACCAAGGGCTGA